Proteins encoded by one window of Sulfurospirillum tamanense:
- the prfB gene encoding peptide chain release factor 2, whose protein sequence is MDHYEYTELLKKLTKKVTNIAQIIQPEVLKKRIEEIEAQEQEPAFWEAVETAAVLQKEKTKLAAMLKKYRKAKAAVEDAKDLFEMASSEQDEETLNALIADASGLEKATTALEVSMMLSGEDDGKNAIVSIHPGAGGTESQDWASMLYRMYLRWAERMGFGVEVLDYQDGEEAGLKDVSFILKGDNAYGYMKAENGIHRLVRISPFDSNAKRHTSFSSVMVSPEVDDDIAIVIEDKEIRVDTYRSSGAGGQHVNKTDSAIRITHIPTNIVVQCQNDRSQHKNRANAMKMLKSRLYELELEKQQAEKDGVAKSEIGWGHQIRSYVLAPYQQVKDTRSNIAYSQVDAILDGDITKMIEDVLISQQSKGDV, encoded by the coding sequence TTGGATCACTACGAATACACAGAATTGTTAAAAAAACTGACCAAAAAAGTTACCAACATCGCTCAAATTATTCAACCCGAAGTTCTCAAAAAACGGATTGAAGAGATTGAAGCACAAGAACAAGAGCCTGCTTTTTGGGAGGCGGTTGAAACGGCCGCAGTGCTACAAAAAGAGAAAACCAAACTTGCTGCGATGCTCAAAAAATACCGCAAAGCCAAAGCGGCCGTGGAAGATGCCAAAGACCTCTTTGAGATGGCTTCAAGCGAACAAGACGAAGAGACCCTAAATGCGCTCATTGCCGATGCCTCAGGTCTTGAAAAAGCCACGACAGCACTGGAGGTTTCCATGATGCTTAGTGGTGAGGACGATGGCAAAAATGCCATCGTTTCCATTCATCCAGGTGCGGGAGGTACGGAGTCTCAGGATTGGGCGAGTATGTTGTACCGCATGTATTTGCGTTGGGCGGAACGCATGGGATTTGGGGTGGAAGTGCTGGATTATCAAGATGGCGAAGAGGCGGGCCTTAAGGATGTGAGTTTTATCCTCAAAGGCGACAACGCGTACGGGTACATGAAAGCGGAAAATGGCATCCACCGCTTGGTGCGCATCAGCCCTTTTGACTCCAACGCCAAGCGCCACACCTCCTTTTCTTCGGTGATGGTGAGTCCCGAGGTGGATGATGATATTGCCATTGTCATTGAAGATAAAGAGATTCGTGTAGATACGTACCGTTCGAGCGGGGCGGGTGGGCAGCATGTCAATAAAACCGACAGCGCTATTCGCATCACCCATATTCCCACTAACATCGTAGTGCAGTGCCAGAACGACCGTTCTCAGCACAAAAACCGCGCTAACGCCATGAAAATGTTAAAGTCCCGTTTGTATGAGTTGGAGCTTGAAAAACAGCAAGCGGAAAAAGACGGGGTGGCAAAGAGCGAGATTGGGTGGGGGCATCAGATTAGAAGTTATGTGCTAGCGCCGTATCAGCAAGTTAAAGATACCCGCAGTAACATTGCTTACTCGCAAGTGGATGCTATTTTGGATGGCGATATTACCAAAATGATAGAAGATGTTTTAATTTCACAACAAAGTAAAGGAGACGTATGA